In Calliopsis andreniformis isolate RMS-2024a chromosome 9, iyCalAndr_principal, whole genome shotgun sequence, the genomic window CTCATCGATTGTTTATTAATAGTGCACAAAATTGGTGTTTGAAATCCTTGAATTACGTAATTTACTACATTGTAGATGTATAGATCATGAGTATTATAGCTTATCTGTGGTTGGATTTCGCGAGTCAAATAAGTCACCGTTGCATAattgttaaaatataaaatttaattaataaataaattacattACAAAATTCATCAACAGATATCACGATCAAATGATTAATGATTCGTGAGGGTAATAAGTCACTTTCGAAGGCACGTACGAACATGTATCAAAATGTATATTTTCTACTATCTTGTACTTAAATCTAACTCCTGAGTCGCGTAGTGAATGTCATCGGTGGAGACgtttaataaaattttctgGTATATGTCACTTCGCGAGTGTTCGCATATTAACAATCTGCTTGCACCTAATCTTCCGCAAACGGCTAGTATTTCCGTTACAGTGGGCACTTTTATGCCTGCAGGAAgaaatttaaagttttcaaatttattcGATTAAAAAATTAAGATAGATCAGAACAATGTCAAATAGTAAAGCAAACTGGCAACGTACCCTCAAAAGAGCACAGCGATTCGAGCTGTCTGTACGCATCTATAAAATACACTTCCTCGATGGAGGTTCGCGTGACTTCCGCTGATACTGCTTGTAGAAATATTTGTTCCATTTTCGAACAATGTTTTATCGCCTGCACCTTTGCAGACGCAATCATTTCGGATACAGCTTCAGCTACATCTTGTAAAgatatcatttcagcgttccgtgaTTCTGCAATTTCCATCGCGCGGCGACATATGTCCAAAGCTCGTCTCGCATCTCCAGATACAGCGGaaactttcctacgatggaattgctttgataaatatttataagttGTATActcataaaaaattaatatgtaACAGTTGTGGTACCGTGCAACAAGTTGTACAGCTTCGCTTCTGAAGCCATCGAAATCCTTTAGTCTGGACATTACTATTTCCTGTAGCTGTTTATAATTGTATGGTTGAAAAGTTAAGCGTGTAAGACCCAAACGGGACGTAACACGACCCATTAGGACTCTTTCTGGTAAATCCATGGTGTTGGCTATAGTAACCACAACTAATTTGGACATTGCCTTTGTTGGCCAATCTAATAAGTTGTAGACAACATCTTGGCGTTTTGTACACAAAAAGTCGAgctataataattaaaatttttgaagTTACTACAATTAATATCAGCGTTAgtagaattaattttaaaattaaacaaaaattttaCTTCATCTACAAGAAGTAGTGTCATTTTAGAATTGGCTGTATGAAATCTTTTTTCGAGTATGCGATACGCTTGCTCCCATGTAAATGTTTTGCCATCCAATTGCTTTAAAATTTGTACATAAGACTGTCTAGGCTCAGTTATCTTCATACCATTAATGGCAACGTAATTGAAATCTTCTAGTTGACCTTTCATTATCAACTTTTGCAAACATTTTACTGCTTCGTTCACAGTTGCAGTTTTACCTGTTCCTGGTACACCACTTATATATATGCATCTACAAAAAATATTAAGTTATCAACTGTGTTCTATAAACAATAATCTTTCTTAACTTACCCTCCACTTTTATCTTCCAATCTTTTGTTAAGAAATGTAAAGATGGTGTTGAACTCTTCTTCCCTACAAGGCAAAGATTTTGGTACTGCACTAACGTGTAATCTAGATCTAGCTTCTTGTAACGGCGTAGCTGGTTTTAATAGAGTGCTATGTCTTTTTCCCATGGACGGTGTAAAATTGCGTTTTGTTAAACGTGATTTCGGAGTACTCAAAAGAGTTTCTTCTAGCCGTAAATGTATGCTCTTTCGTGTATTATTCCGCCTTTGTGGTGTATTTTTCTTTGCAGATGAAATTTTAATACGTTTGTACATGTCAGCCAAAAACTCTTCATCATTACTATCATTGTGATCAACATCTTGGATATTTTTCTCTGCAGTTTCagaatttattttctgtttatcCTTTTTGATAGGTGTATTTGTAGTTGGAGATGAAATTTTAATATCCTTATACATATCAACTAAACAATCTTCTTCAATGCCATCCTTATTTTTATTAGCAAGTGGAACATCCTTTTGTACGCTTTCAGAAAGTGCTCTTTTttgtttattcattttaacAGATGTACCATTTGATACATCTTGTTCCTGTAATGCATTCTTTGCTTTTGGTGAATTAATTAATTTGTTATTGGCTATTTTTATTAGTTGCTTATTCATTTTAACAGGAGTAGTATTTGATAAATCTTGTTTTTGTACTATATTCTTTGCTTTTGGTGAATCAATTAATTTGTTATTAGATATTTTCATTGATTTAACTTTAACTGCTTTAGAATCTGTACCACTATCATTTTCAGTATCCTTCATAGAAGGAATACGGTttcgtttaatattttttatactagATTCTGGTGTTTTAGGCTCAGAGTCACCCTTAACAGTATGTACGTTTATATCCTTA contains:
- the Orc1 gene encoding origin recognition complex subunit 1 isoform X2 translates to MSTRANKCLEHQIVALLDEQSDSDTQKDETVVNKVQIRKSTKSQNRGTTFVNVDSDEENIVRNSKYQLPKKNSFKDEKVSLRIKLRRSTEQSLYKIDTDSECEKPMRKSRSRLLKQRKKSHSEVESEESTDKDSAGKIKINDKEKAEQTEKGNGELTRTRIRKPPLRFSSYHCTTIPSLNHSNNSINSPSLRSRKNINYNEDKLFINSVITNVKAIKTQQKENKDINVHTVKGDSEPKTPESSIKNIKRNRIPSMKDTENDSGTDSKAVKVKSMKISNNKLIDSPKAKNIVQKQDLSNTTPVKMNKQLIKIANNKLINSPKAKNALQEQDVSNGTSVKMNKQKRALSESVQKDVPLANKNKDGIEEDCLVDMYKDIKISSPTTNTPIKKDKQKINSETAEKNIQDVDHNDSNDEEFLADMYKRIKISSAKKNTPQRRNNTRKSIHLRLEETLLSTPKSRLTKRNFTPSMGKRHSTLLKPATPLQEARSRLHVSAVPKSLPCREEEFNTIFTFLNKRLEDKSGGCIYISGVPGTGKTATVNEAVKCLQKLIMKGQLEDFNYVAINGMKITEPRQSYVQILKQLDGKTFTWEQAYRILEKRFHTANSKMTLLLVDELDFLCTKRQDVVYNLLDWPTKAMSKLVVVTIANTMDLPERVLMGRVTSRLGLTRLTFQPYNYKQLQEIVMSRLKDFDGFRSEAVQLVARNSIVGKFPLYLEMRDELWTYVAARWKLQNHGTLK
- the Orc1 gene encoding origin recognition complex subunit 1 isoform X1 — protein: MSTRANKCLEHQIVALLDEQSDSDTQKDETVVNKVQIRKSTKSQNRGTTFVNVDSDEENIVRNSKYQLPKKNSFKDEKVSLRIKLRRSTEQSLYKIDTDSECEKPMRKSRSRLLKQRKKSHSEVESEESTDKDSAGKIKINDKEKAEQTEKGNGELTRTRIRKPPLRFSSYHCTTIPSLNHSNNSINSPSLRSRKNINYNEDKLFINSVITNVKAIKTQQKENKDINVHTVKGDSEPKTPESSIKNIKRNRIPSMKDTENDSGTDSKAVKVKSMKISNNKLIDSPKAKNIVQKQDLSNTTPVKMNKQLIKIANNKLINSPKAKNALQEQDVSNGTSVKMNKQKRALSESVQKDVPLANKNKDGIEEDCLVDMYKDIKISSPTTNTPIKKDKQKINSETAEKNIQDVDHNDSNDEEFLADMYKRIKISSAKKNTPQRRNNTRKSIHLRLEETLLSTPKSRLTKRNFTPSMGKRHSTLLKPATPLQEARSRLHVSAVPKSLPCREEEFNTIFTFLNKRLEDKSGGCIYISGVPGTGKTATVNEAVKCLQKLIMKGQLEDFNYVAINGMKITEPRQSYVQILKQLDGKTFTWEQAYRILEKRFHTANSKMTLLLVDELDFLCTKRQDVVYNLLDWPTKAMSKLVVVTIANTMDLPERVLMGRVTSRLGLTRLTFQPYNYKQLQEIVMSRLKDFDGFRSEAVQLVARKVSAVSGDARRALDICRRAMEIAESRNAEMISLQDVAEAVSEMIASAKVQAIKHCSKMEQIFLQAVSAEVTRTSIEEVYFIDAYRQLESLCSFEGIKVPTVTEILAVCGRLGASRLLICEHSRSDIYQKILLNVSTDDIHYATQELDLSTR